CCCCCCCACCTGCTGCACGATGGTGCCTACATAGCTTTCCCCCTCCCGCAGCGGCCCCAGGATCTGGGCGGCGACCGGCGACTTGGCGGCGAGCGCCAGGAGCTGGGCCTCCCAGCGCACCAGTTGAGCGGGCAGGGCCTGGACGAGTTCCTCACTCTGCTCGGCGACGGGCGGCACGACGAGGTAGGCGATGCCGACCCCGCCGAGCAGAGTGAGGAGCACGGCGCTGGCGAGCGCGATGCCGCGGGGCGCGCCGACCCAGCGCTGCAAGCTGTCGGTGGCCGCGCCGAGGTAGAGTCCGAATAGTACGGCAATGAAGAGGAGGAGCAGGATCTCGGCGACGCTGTAGAGGAAGAGCAGCACCAGCGCCGCGAAGATCGCGGTCAGCAGCCCGCCGTATCGTACTCGAGCCACGCGCCCGTCAACCTCCGCCCTGGTTGTCCGGCCGGGAGCAGCTCACCGGGTGGTCGAGCTCGACCACTCAGCTCTCTTCCTCCAGCTCTGCCTCCCGGACCTCGCCCATCTCTTCGGCTTCGCCGACATTGGCGGGCCTGAGCCGCTTGGCGGCCGGCTGGGCCGCCTGGCCGGCGGGCAGTGCGGCCTGCTCGGCCCCCGCGGGCAGCCCCATGCGCGTCTTGAGCGCCAGCAGCCGCTGGTCCACCGAGTCGCCAGTTTCGAGGCGCGCGAACTCCTTCTCGAGGGTGTCACCAGTGAGCGTTTCCTGCACCTCGGCGGCGGCCACCGCACGGCGCTCCGACTCCTCGATGCGCTCCGCCATGCGCTCGAAGGCTTCAAAGGCGGAGCGGTCGCTCAGCCCGGCCATGGTCTCGTGGATGCGCCGCTGCGCCTGTGCCCGCTTCTGCTTGGCGATGAGCAGGTTCTTCTTGCGCTTGGCTTCCTCAATCTTGTCATTGAGCTGCTGCAGCGAGCCCTTCAGCTTCTCCGTCTCCACAGCCTGACGGCGCCAGGTCTCGTCCAGGGCCAGGGCGCGTTCCGCATGCTCCTGCTGCCGCAGCAGCGCCTGCTTGGCCAGGTCGTCGCGAGCCTCCCGGACCGCGAGCATGGCGCGGTGCTCCCAGTCCGCGGCTTGCTTCTGCTCCTCATCAACCTGCGCCTTCAGCTTGCGCTCGTCCGCAATCGCGACCGCGACTTCCTGCTTGGCCCGGGCCAGTTGCTCGCGCATGTCCGTGATGATCTGGTTGAGCATCTTCTCCGGGTTCTCCGCCCGCGCAATCGCATCATTGATGTTGGAGCGGATCAGCATGGACAGCTTCTGAAAGATCCCCATGGCGTTAGCCCTCGTGCGCGACGGGTGCGAGCTCGGCCAGGTTAGGCAAGTGGCTGGACGCCGCCAGGACCAGGCTCTCGTAGGAGCTGCGGAACTCGTGGAACTGCAGGTCCTCGAGCTCGAGCGCGTCGGAAAGGATGACGTCGCCCTCCTCGATGCCGTAACTGCCGTGCACAATATCGGTGGCGTTCAACTCGAGCAGCCGGCGATAGAAGCCGGCGAGACGGGCATCATCGGAAACTGCCGGCAGCTCCATGACTTTGAGGCGCAGCAGCACGACGGGCGGCGAGTAATGGACGACGACCGTGGCCGCGCCGTCCGGCCCGGGGATGACCCACATGCCGTCATCGACCTCCTCGTGCTCGACACCCATGCGCAGGAAGAAGCTCTCCAGGTCTTCACGTTTGGTCATGAGGTGCTCCGGAAAAAGGGCGTGCTATCCTTACGCTAGCGAACGAGTTAGGGTTTCGGCAAGGGCTGGCCGCCGGGACGCGGCGGCCACACCCGCCATGTTCCCGTTTCGCCATGTCGCCGCATCGGCGCATCGCCGTGTCGGGTACGGGCACGGGCACGGGCACGGGCACGGGTACGGGCACGGGTACGGGGGGACCCCACCTCACCCTACCGCCGCCAGGCCCAGAGCATCGGCGAGGAAGCGGCCCGTGTGGGACACGGGGTTGGCGGCCACGGCTTCGGGTGGGCCGGCTACGACCACGGCGCCGCCAGCGCGGCCGCCCTCAGGGCCGAGGTCGATGATCCAGTCGGCGGTCTTGATGACCTCGAGGTTGTGCTCGATGACCACGACAGTGTTGCCGCGCTCGACCAGGCGGTGCAGCACCTGGAGCAGGAGGCGCACGTCCTCGAAGTGCAGGCCGGTGGTGGGCTCGTCGAGCAGGTAGAGTGTCTGGCCCGTGTCGCGCTTGGACAGCTCGGTGGCCAGCTTAACGCGCTGCGCTTCGCCGCCGGACAGGGTAGTAGCGGCCTGCCCCAGGTGGATGTAGCCGAGGCCGACCTCGGAGAGCGTCTCGAGGCGGCGGCGGATCGAGGGAACGGCGTCGAAGAATTCCAGGGCCTCGGCCACGGTCATCTCGAGGACATCCGCGATGGTGCGACCCTTGTAGTAGACCTCGAGGGTCTCGCGGTTGTAGCGGCGGCCGCGGCAGACGTCACACGGGACGTAGACGTCGGGCAGGAAGTGCATCTCGATCTTGACCAGCCCGTCGCCCTGGCAGGCCTCGCAGCGCCCACCCTTGACGTTGAAGGAGAAGCGGCCGGGCGCGTAGCCGCGCAGCCGCGACTCGGGGAGTTCCGCAAACAGTTGACGGATGGGCGTGAACAGGCCCGTATAGGTGGCGGGGTTGGAGCGCGGGGTGCGGCCGATCGGGGACTGGTCAATGTCGATCACCTTGTCCAGGTGCTCGATGCCGTCCAGGCCGTCGTGGGCGCCGGGGATGACGCGGGTGCGGTAGAATTGGCGGGCCAGTGCGCGGTAGAGAATGTCGTTCACCAGGGTGCTCTTCCCCGAGCCGCTGACGCCGGTGACGGCAATGAAGGTGCCGAGCGGGAAGCGGACGTCGATGCTGCGCAAGTTGTGCTGGCGCGCGCCGCGCACGACCACCTCGTGGCGTGGGCGGGGGCGGCGCCGCTCGGCAGGGATAGGGATCTGGCGATCGCCCCGCAGGTAGTCGGCCGTGAGTGAGCCGGGCACCTGCAGCACGGACTCGAGCGGCCCTTCCGCCACCACGTAGCCGCCGTGGCGCCCGGC
This window of the Gemmatimonadota bacterium genome carries:
- a CDS encoding PspA/IM30 family protein, with amino-acid sequence MGIFQKLSMLIRSNINDAIARAENPEKMLNQIITDMREQLARAKQEVAVAIADERKLKAQVDEEQKQAADWEHRAMLAVREARDDLAKQALLRQQEHAERALALDETWRRQAVETEKLKGSLQQLNDKIEEAKRKKNLLIAKQKRAQAQRRIHETMAGLSDRSAFEAFERMAERIEESERRAVAAAEVQETLTGDTLEKEFARLETGDSVDQRLLALKTRMGLPAGAEQAALPAGQAAQPAAKRLRPANVGEAEEMGEVREAELEEES
- a CDS encoding AI-2E family transporter, translated to MARVRYGGLLTAIFAALVLLFLYSVAEILLLLFIAVLFGLYLGAATDSLQRWVGAPRGIALASAVLLTLLGGVGIAYLVVPPVAEQSEELVQALPAQLVRWEAQLLALAAKSPVAAQILGPLREGESYVGTIVQQVGG